A region of Chitinophaga flava DNA encodes the following proteins:
- a CDS encoding DinB family protein codes for MELTEHLASSIEALYNGKPWLDVTFREHLSRVDARQAVKSLQGSNNIWQIVNHVIFWHQRVERYMHNEPPEKDGDLPDFYSPENHGEENWQATIHRLEHSFQQIAASIRKFPEEELFDTFPGTDKKAIYYLQGLAEHDAYHLGQIVLLQKYI; via the coding sequence ATGGAGCTTACAGAACACCTTGCCTCTTCCATTGAGGCGTTATACAACGGCAAACCGTGGCTGGACGTCACTTTCAGGGAACATCTTTCCCGCGTGGATGCCAGGCAGGCTGTAAAAAGCCTCCAGGGGTCCAACAATATCTGGCAGATTGTGAACCATGTCATCTTCTGGCACCAGCGTGTAGAACGTTATATGCATAATGAGCCACCGGAAAAAGATGGAGATCTGCCCGATTTTTATTCACCGGAAAATCATGGGGAAGAAAACTGGCAGGCTACCATCCACCGTCTGGAACACTCCTTCCAGCAAATAGCTGCCAGCATTCGTAAATTCCCGGAAGAGGAGTTGTTTGACACCTTTCCGGGTACGGATAAAAAAGCCATCTATTACCTGCAGGGACTGGCAGAACATGATGCCTACCATCTGGGCCAGATCGTGCTCCTGCAGAAATACATTTGA
- a CDS encoding bifunctional helix-turn-helix transcriptional regulator/GNAT family N-acetyltransferase produces the protein MSSNSSLVADIRHFNRFYTGVIGLLDQHILESNYSLSEVRVLYELAQTEKCTAGHLTSLMKIDGGYLSRMLKKFEANGLVSRHKSSADGRSYLLQLTTKGKKLMAALDEKSSGQIGEILAPLAEKQQQAVAGAMKTIEAVLAGEPAPATSSDIHFRYDLQPGDIGYLIYLHGELYAREYGYNLEFEAYVCKTFQDFLATYNKNKDRVFLAIADNKIVGAVAILGSSRYLAQLRWFVVHPDYRGKGLGKRLLNEAISFCREKNYQTIYLMTTSIHTTAIDMYKRAGFRKTGEKFLQLWGMQLYEQRYDMNLM, from the coding sequence AATTATTCGCTGTCGGAAGTGAGGGTATTATACGAACTGGCACAAACCGAAAAATGTACAGCGGGGCATCTAACCAGCCTCATGAAAATAGATGGCGGATATCTGAGCCGCATGCTAAAAAAGTTTGAGGCCAACGGCCTGGTGTCCCGGCATAAATCATCCGCCGACGGTCGTAGTTACCTCCTACAGCTCACCACTAAAGGCAAAAAACTGATGGCCGCCCTGGACGAAAAATCTTCCGGGCAGATCGGAGAAATATTGGCCCCTCTAGCTGAGAAGCAGCAACAAGCGGTGGCTGGCGCCATGAAAACGATCGAAGCAGTATTGGCAGGTGAGCCCGCTCCGGCTACATCTTCGGATATACATTTCCGTTATGACCTGCAACCAGGCGATATCGGTTATCTCATTTACCTGCATGGAGAGCTGTATGCCAGGGAATATGGCTATAACCTGGAATTTGAAGCCTATGTCTGCAAAACTTTCCAGGATTTTCTGGCTACCTATAACAAGAATAAAGACCGGGTGTTTCTGGCGATAGCAGATAATAAAATCGTGGGTGCTGTAGCGATCCTGGGATCATCCCGTTATCTGGCGCAGCTGCGCTGGTTTGTAGTACACCCCGACTATAGGGGGAAAGGACTGGGCAAAAGGTTGCTGAATGAAGCGATCAGTTTCTGCCGGGAAAAAAATTATCAGACCATCTATCTGATGACTACCAGCATCCACACTACCGCGATTGACATGTACAAAAGGGCAGGCTTCCGTAAAACCGGCGAAAAGTTCCTCCAGCTTTGGGGAATGCAGTTATACGAACAACGTTATGATATGAACCTGATGTAG